From the Sebastes fasciatus isolate fSebFas1 chromosome 3, fSebFas1.pri, whole genome shotgun sequence genome, one window contains:
- the LOC141764909 gene encoding uncharacterized protein LOC141764909 isoform X1 produces MTPDTSSKKEKLFGLVVVSFGLLCVLQAALNISLHLALYSSGAKTPDLEAIIKILTEEGEDLKRKLSSFDSSGAKRPDLEAVIKNLTEEGEDLKRKLNSSRANFEAIIKNLTAERGDLKRKLSSFVNNSQLGWMYFNHSFYYISSIAKSWQESREDCQQRGADLMIINSEEEQEFGRQFKRNTWIGLTDREREGIWKWVDGTALGTSYWLPGEPNHANSAEDCVEIWNHEKENHWNDIPCNDQNHWICEKVGPP; encoded by the exons ATGACGCCGGACACTTCATCCAAGA AGGAAAAACTCTTCGGACTGGTTGTTGTGAGCTTCGGACTCCTGTGTGTCctacaagctgctctcaacaTTTCCCTGCATCTCGCTCTCT ACAGTTCTGGTGCAAAGACGCCAGATCTTGAGGCCATTATCAAAATCCTGACTGAAGAGGGAGAAGATTTGAAGAGGAAGCTGAGCTCCTTTG ACAGTTCTGGTGCAAAGAGGCCAGATCTTGAGGCTGTTATCAAAAACCTGACTGAAGAGGGAGAAGATCTGAAGAGGAAGCTGA ACAGTTCTCGTGCGAATTTTGAGGCCATTATCAAAAACCTgactgcagagagaggagattTGAAGAGGAAGCTGAGCTCCTTTG TTAATAACTCCCAACTAGGATGGATGTACTTCAACCACAGTTTCTATTACATTTCTTCCATCGCCAAGTCCTGGCAAGAGAGTAGAGAAGACTGTCAACAAAGAGGTGCAGACCTGATGATCATCAACAGCGAAGAGGAGCAG GAATTTGGAAGACAATTCAAGCGGAACACATGGATCGGActgactgacagagagagagaggggatatGGAAATGGGTGGATGGGACTGCGCTGGGCACAAG CTACTGGTTACCTGGGGAGCCCAACCACGCCAACAGTGCTGAAGACTGTGTAGAAATATGGAACCATGAAAAAGAAAACCACTGGAATGATATACCATGTAATGATCAAAACCACTGGATCTGTGAAAAGGTGGGGCCTCCATAA
- the LOC141764909 gene encoding CD209 antigen-like protein C isoform X2, which produces MTPDASSKKEKLFRLVVVSFGLLCVLQAAVNISLRLALYSSGAKRPDLEAVIKNLTEEGEDLKRKLNSSRANFEAIIKNLTAERGDLKRKLSSFVNNSQLGWMYFNHSFYYISSIAKSWQESREDCQQRGADLMIINSEEEQEFGRQFKRNTWIGLTDREREGIWKWVDGTALGTSYWLPGEPNHANSAEDCVEIWNHEKENHWNDIPCNDQNHWICEKVGPP; this is translated from the exons ATGACGCCGGACGCTTCATCCAAGA AGGAAAAACTCTTCAGACTGGTTGTTGTGAGCTTCGGACTCCTGTGTGTCCTACAAGCTGCTGTCAACATTTCCCTGCGTCTCGCTCTCT ACAGTTCTGGTGCAAAGAGGCCAGATCTTGAGGCTGTTATCAAAAACCTGACTGAAGAGGGAGAAGATCTGAAGAGGAAGCTGA ACAGTTCTCGTGCGAATTTTGAGGCCATTATCAAAAACCTgactgcagagagaggagattTGAAGAGGAAGCTGAGCTCCTTTG TTAATAACTCCCAACTAGGATGGATGTACTTCAACCACAGTTTCTATTACATTTCTTCCATCGCCAAGTCCTGGCAAGAGAGTAGAGAAGACTGTCAACAAAGAGGTGCAGACCTGATGATCATCAACAGCGAAGAGGAGCAG GAATTTGGAAGACAATTCAAGCGGAACACATGGATCGGActgactgacagagagagagaggggatatGGAAATGGGTGGATGGGACTGCGCTGGGCACAAG CTACTGGTTACCTGGGGAGCCCAACCACGCCAACAGTGCTGAAGACTGTGTAGAAATATGGAACCATGAAAAAGAAAACCACTGGAATGATATACCATGTAATGATCAAAACCACTGGATCTGTGAAAAGGTGGGGCCTCCATAA
- the LOC141764922 gene encoding uncharacterized protein LOC141764922 translates to MVRHCVFPGCSNKEVSWSPYRFHRVPLNDTGLKQLWLVTLNIDLDTPVAKLRELRVCSDHFSEEDYLKPRPNKLDRHLLKRTAVPNHQVLPSPEQSLLPRERPSTSGADLALPAVKSEPELHDTWGVMEGPPGQDNSTGNQMNVPETCTATTEKPTLQHIVDEEAILQLMRNCPMCDRKCRCSKRTCGPYFIVYQSCYFCNYQRKWANQPEARSMNIHKANVPPKKRLRPKNKASVNAKAQSSQLNKTSISESSVSESHDQLKT, encoded by the exons ATGGTGCGTCATTGTGTTTTTCCGGGCTGTTCAAACAAAGAAGTGTCCTGGTCACCTTATAGATTTCACCGTGTTCCGTTGAATGACACTGGCCTTAAACAGCTGTGGCTAGTTACTCTGAATATAGACCTCGACACACCAGTGGCAAAACTGAGAGAGCTCCGCGTTTGCAGTGATCATTTCTCTGAAGAGGATTATCTAAAACCACGACCCAATAAACTAGATAGACACTTGCTGAAGCGCACTGCGGTACCCAACCATCAG GTTCTCCCCAGCCCTGAACAGTCCCTCCTCCCCAGAGAAAGACCATCAACCTCTGGAGCCGACCTTGCCTTACCTGCTGTTAAGTCTGAACCAGAG CTGCATGACACCTGGGGAGTAATGGAAGGACCACCAGGCCAGGACAATAGCACAG GCAATCAAATGAATGTACCCGAGACATGCACTGCAACCACGGAGAA ACCAACTCTGCAGCACATTGTCGATGAGGAGGCCATCCTGCAGCTGATGAGGAACTGCCCGATGTGCGACAGAAAGTGCCGCTGCAGTAAACGCACTTGTGGTCCTTACTTCATAGTCTACCAGAGCTGTTACTTCTGCAATTATCAACGCAAGTGGGCCAACCAGCCTGAAGCTAGAAGCATGAACATTCATAAGGCGAACGTACCGCCCAAAAAGAGACTCCGGCCAAAGAACAAGGCGTCTGTAAATGCCAAGGCTCAGTCATCACAGCTTAATAagacaagcatttctgaatcctCAGTCTCAGAGTCCCACGACCAATTAAAGACCTGA